The Bacteroidales bacterium genome has a segment encoding these proteins:
- a CDS encoding helix-turn-helix domain-containing protein, which yields MDNWLFLTEQEILKEIGKRLKKIRLQHNLTQKELSEDVGLSVSTISLIEQGKSTTVESLIRILMRLNRIKDFESVFRVGENLELKLKFEKAKLKSERKRASKKIK from the coding sequence ATGGATAATTGGTTGTTTTTAACAGAACAGGAGATATTAAAAGAAATAGGCAAAAGGCTTAAAAAAATACGACTCCAACACAACCTTACTCAAAAAGAATTGAGTGAAGATGTTGGATTAAGTGTTTCAACAATTAGCCTGATAGAACAAGGGAAATCCACTACGGTTGAAAGTCTGATAAGGATTTTAATGAGATTAAATCGAATAAAAGATTTTGAATCAGTATTTAGAGTAGGAGAAAACCTGGAACTTAAATTAAAATTTGAAAAAGCGAAATTAAAATCAGAAAGAAAACGAGCATCTAAAAAAATAAAATAA
- a CDS encoding type II toxin-antitoxin system HipA family toxin — MIVEVMLHGQLLGTTEWNADKKGSTFQYNNEIVKVIEPSPIIMPTEERIFETNRDHINFHNLPYLLSDSMPDDFGNVMMKEWLKQRDLSIDDINPVDRLTYVGKRGMGALEYIPVNHREDDNGLVDISEIYDVAKSVLENKKETSFSDLDKDSLTEILRIGTSAGGARAKALIAVKRDQNKKIEEIRPGDIIQPKGYSYWLLKIDGVNEQNLGESEGMGKIEFAYYKLAKEAGIEISESTLYEENGRFHFLTKRFDRTDNGEKIHMQTFSALAGIDYKIQKAGNYETLFRVMKRLQLSYKQYEQQYRRMLFNVVARNHDDHVKNFSFLMNKDGNWQISPAYDICFSYSPGGTWTNVHQSSINGKYDNFTKYDLLDFAKKFGIKKANAILEEVVSAVNQWSKIAKEIDIPQEKTQYINKHLRTKDFY; from the coding sequence ATGATAGTAGAAGTTATGTTGCATGGTCAATTATTAGGAACGACAGAATGGAATGCTGATAAAAAAGGTTCTACTTTTCAATATAATAACGAAATAGTTAAAGTCATAGAACCTTCTCCGATTATAATGCCAACAGAAGAAAGAATATTTGAAACAAACAGAGACCATATCAACTTTCACAATTTACCTTATTTATTATCTGATTCAATGCCGGATGATTTTGGTAATGTCATGATGAAAGAATGGCTTAAACAAAGAGATTTGTCCATTGATGACATCAATCCGGTTGACAGACTAACTTATGTGGGCAAAAGAGGAATGGGAGCATTGGAGTATATACCTGTTAATCACAGAGAAGATGATAATGGCCTTGTTGATATTAGTGAAATATATGACGTTGCAAAAAGCGTTTTAGAAAATAAGAAAGAAACGTCCTTTTCTGATTTGGACAAAGATAGTCTTACTGAAATATTGAGAATAGGCACATCCGCTGGAGGGGCGAGGGCTAAAGCTTTGATTGCCGTTAAAAGAGATCAAAACAAAAAAATTGAAGAAATAAGACCCGGCGACATCATACAACCAAAAGGCTATTCATATTGGTTACTGAAAATAGACGGAGTAAATGAACAAAACTTGGGAGAAAGTGAAGGTATGGGCAAAATAGAATTTGCTTATTACAAATTAGCAAAAGAAGCCGGAATTGAAATATCAGAAAGTACTTTATATGAAGAAAATGGTAGATTTCACTTTTTAACAAAACGATTTGACCGCACAGATAATGGTGAAAAAATTCATATGCAAACATTCAGTGCTTTAGCAGGCATAGATTACAAAATTCAAAAAGCCGGCAATTATGAAACTTTGTTCAGGGTTATGAAAAGGCTTCAACTTTCATACAAACAATATGAACAGCAATATAGACGTATGTTGTTCAATGTCGTTGCAAGAAATCATGATGATCATGTAAAGAACTTCTCATTCTTAATGAATAAGGATGGAAATTGGCAAATATCTCCGGCATATGACATTTGTTTTTCATATAGTCCGGGTGGAACATGGACTAATGTACATCAATCATCAATTAATGGTAAATACGATAATTTTACTAAATACGATTTATTAGACTTTGCTAAAAAATTTGGAATCAAAAAAGCCAATGCGATTTTAGAAGAAGTTGTATCAGCAGTGAATCAATGGTCTAAAATAGCAAAAGAAATTGATATACCTCAAGAAAAAACACAATACATTAATAAGCATTTAAGAACTAAAGATTTTTATTAG
- a CDS encoding CHAD domain-containing protein, with amino-acid sequence MYSKYLSAYIEQTQMFFSQLEIAEKTIGIEAIHEMRVAVKKIRSLSKMFKELFSDTSGFETGFKYLRKIFKSAAGIRDSHVMTELINQYKTDSSGYNDLLLYFKFLENESVGGFIVLVKEIKNAAFKTSFDYIEWLKRQNVNTQINRRINLYVKKKIIEVSDFLEIVHDERSIHKFRIKFKEINFLLGVQNDIEKIPILSELKISASELGLWHDKIILTYHLANFIDNSDNKKNLSEYFQLKKLIISENKNESEKILFFLKKKFGILYQSFNKNIGL; translated from the coding sequence ATGTATTCTAAATATCTGTCAGCCTATATTGAACAAACACAAATGTTCTTTTCTCAACTTGAAATTGCAGAAAAAACAATTGGTATTGAGGCTATACATGAAATGCGGGTTGCGGTTAAAAAAATTCGTTCTCTTTCAAAGATGTTTAAAGAGCTGTTTTCCGATACATCCGGTTTTGAAACGGGTTTTAAATATCTTCGTAAAATATTTAAGAGTGCAGCAGGTATCAGGGATTCTCATGTAATGACCGAATTAATTAATCAATACAAAACAGACAGTTCCGGTTATAATGATTTGCTTTTATATTTTAAATTTCTTGAAAATGAAAGTGTTGGCGGTTTTATTGTGCTTGTTAAAGAAATTAAAAATGCTGCATTTAAAACTTCATTTGATTATATTGAATGGCTTAAACGTCAGAATGTTAACACACAAATAAATCGCAGAATCAATTTATATGTAAAGAAAAAAATAATTGAGGTTTCTGATTTTTTAGAAATTGTGCATGATGAAAGATCAATACATAAATTTCGAATTAAATTTAAAGAGATAAATTTTTTATTGGGGGTTCAAAATGATATTGAAAAAATTCCAATACTCAGCGAACTGAAAATTTCTGCTTCTGAACTCGGTCTGTGGCATGATAAAATTATTCTTACTTATCATTTAGCAAATTTTATTGATAATTCCGATAACAAAAAAAATTTATCAGAATATTTTCAATTAAAAAAATTAATTATTTCTGAAAATAAAAATGAGTCAGAAAAAATTTTATTTTTTTTGAAGAAAAAATTTGGTATTTTATATCAATCTTTCAATAAAAATATCGGATTATAA